A region of the Ranitomeya imitator isolate aRanImi1 chromosome 10, aRanImi1.pri, whole genome shotgun sequence genome:
TGAGTAATGTTTTTCTGGTGGCTTGTGTTTTCCATAGTGTTTGGCCTGGAAGATGCCTGGAGACCCCTGACCAAATATGTCAGCCACGGCTGTCAATGGCTCTGATGTTTCACTCGGTAAGTGACCTGGTTGACCTCCAGTGGGTTAAAGGGGCTTTAACTCGAATATTTAGGTTTGGTAGGGACTTACTGTATTTATGGGCAATGGTATATTCTGCTATAACTGCGGAGCCAAAACCTGGTCTGAAGGTAAAGGAGACATTTTAATGGTTTTTCCTCTGAACAGATGGAGAGTCCTTTCACCCCGCCGATACGTTGCTGTTTGATTCTGCAAGCTCCATTAAGGTGCACATAAAAGAGGAAAGGCCAGAACCTCAAGAAGGTTCCTCGGCACCCAACGAAAATGAAATCCCGGGCACAGATGGAGAAGGCTCCTCGCACAGCGCTGGTAAGTGTCCCAGAAGATGAGgtcaagtttaaagggaacctgtcaccccgttttttgagattgagctataaatactgttaaatagggcctgcgctgtgcgttactatagtgtatgtagtgtaccccgattccccatgtatgctgagaaatacattaccaaagtcgccgttttcgcctgtcaatcaggctggtctggtcaggtgggcgtgttcacagcgctcttttcttccccagctttccgttggtggcgtagtggtgtgcgcatgtccagagttccgacttccctgcgcccacgtgaagacacagcgcgcgatctgcgctgtaatcccttgcatcggtgggggcggccatcttcctggggccgcgcgtgcgcagatggagtgctctgctgcacggggcttcaggaaaatggccgcgggcagccgcgcgtgcgcattagagatcgcggcggccattttcccaaagccgagatgcaaactgaagccccgtgcagcagagtactccatctgcgcacgcgcggccacaggaagatggccgcccccaccgatgcaagggattacagcgcagatcgcgcgctgtgtcttcacgtgggcgcagggaagtcggaactctggacatgcgcacaccactacgccaccaacggaaagctggggaagaaaagagcgctgtgaacacgcccacctgaccagaccagcctgattgacaggcgaaaacggcgactttggtaatgtatttctcagcatacatggggaatcagggtacactacatacactatagtaacacacagcgcaggccctatttaacagtatttatagctcaatctcaaaaaacggggtgacaggttccctttaaggcataaaGTTGCTGCGGAAGGCAGTGAAGCATTATATGATGGAGCTTTTTATGTGTTGGGGGTCCgatttactatttttattttttttgttaagcaTAGGCCCTCACCTCTGGGTGTGTGGCTAACATTTGGGTGTGTTGAATGAGACAGAAAAGGTACTCTGAACATCCTCCGGGCCCAGCGCTGGCCACTCTGGTGGTAGGCACCAATGACTGCACAGTCTGGATGTCATAGGACCGCCGCAGTGGTCAGGTGACTGCGACAGCATGTCATGGATGTTTCTCTCCAAGTCTTTGCAGGACAACATTCAATAAAATGATGATCTGCCTCAATACTAGTAATGGACCCCATAGACCacacatgtcaaactctggcctgTGAGCAAAATCTGGCCCTCAGGGTGATTATATTTGACCTGTGACACTGGGGAGTATGTTGGGTCagtatactgtaaggaggactatgtggtggcccattatactgtaaggaggactatggtgggccgttatactgtatggaggaccattatactgtatggaggactatgtggtggcccattatactgtaaggaggactgtggtggaccattataccgtatggagcactgtgtggtggaccattatactgtatggaggactatgtggtgggccattatactgtatggaggaccattatactgtaaggaggactgtggtggaccattataccgtatggagcactgtgtggtggaccattatactgtatggagggctatgtggtggccctttatactgtaaggaggactggtggaccattataccgtatggagcactgtgtggtggaccattatactgtatggaggaccattacaccgtatggagcactgtgtggtgagccattatactgtatggaggaccattatactgtaaggaggactatgtggtggcccattatactgtaaggaggactatggtgggccgttatactgtatggaggaccattatacagtatggagggctatgtggtggaccattataccgtatggagcactgtgtggtggaccattatactgtatggaggaccattatactgtaaggagggcTGTGGGGATGACAGTtgcggcatcatactgtgttgggggtcaccatactttgctgaggggtacagtagggtcatcacacCATtcgtgtggaggaattcactgtgggggtatcatactgtgtttggggggcacacttgttggcatcatactttacctGTATTAATTCAAGGTTTTTTatatcctttgttattacatatttatatTAGGCTCTTGGGCCACATGCACTCTACTGCTCTTCCATAACATATACTGTTCCCTGACACAGACCGTCTGTTGAGCCTGTGTTCAGCCTCGGAGGAGAGCAAGTAGTGATCGGTGGAGTCTCAGCACCTGGATCCCCTCCGAATAAAACTTCTGAAAGTTTTCTAAGAGTGCACTTCCACTACCTCTATATCACTGTTTGGTAATATTCTGCATGGATGACCAGTGATTTTTAGCCCTTGCAGTAATTTAGTGACACACTGTTGTGCAGAAATAACTAAAGAGGACGCCATCAACACTATTACAGTAAAACATTGCAAATATTATTAGACTTTTGAGTTACTTTCTCTCTGATATTTCCATTAAAATTATTAGTAGTTCAAACAGGAGCAAATGCTTTATGTCTTGTTGGTGAATGGCCAAACACAGTTGTCCATCTCTTAATGGCTGACCTCTCCCGTTACGGTAGGAAGAGCAGCTCTGAAGCACTTAGTGCTGATTAGAGAATGAAAATGCTGCTCAGGCTAGGATGGCCATGCACATTCGATGGAAATAAGTTGATGGCTAGACGAATGATTGGCTGGAGAACGATCATGTTGCTGTTGCAGCCATACGTATGTTAGTCCATATTTGTCTCCCTAGTCTTTCAGACTGTGGCCTTATGAGCACATTTTTAAAGATGAGACCTTTCTTGGACCATCATTGGATGATGGATGTGGATGGATTGGGGTGGGTGGATGGATGAGGGTTGGATGGGAGTGGGTGGATGGATGGGGGTGAGCGGATGGGAGTGGGTGGATGGATGTGGGGTGGATGGATGGTTGGATGGGAGTGGGTGGATGGATGAGGGATAGATGGTTGGATGGGAGTGGGTGGATGGATGTGGGGTGGATGGATGGTTGGATGGGAGTGGGTGGATGGATGAGGGATAGATGGTTGGATGGGAGTGGGTGAATGGatggggggtgagatgatgggagtgGGTGGATGGATAGGGTAGGTGAGCAGATGGATGGGTGGGTGAGCGGATGGATGGATGGGGGGATGGATAGGGATAGATGGGGGGGGTGGATGGATGGCTGGGAGGATAGATGGGGGTGGGTGGATGGATGGGGGTGAGCGGGTGGATGGATGATAGATGGATGGTTTGATTGGAGTGGATGGATGGGGTAGGTGAGCGGATGAATGGAGTGGGtgggtgggtggatggatgggGGTGAGTGGATGGATGGGGGTGAGCGGATGGATGGATATGGggtggatggatgagggatgggtggatggatggggTAGGTGAGCGGATGGATTGGGTGGGTGAGCGGATGGATGGAGtgggtgggtggatggatgggGGTGAGTGGATGGATGGGGGTGAGCgggtggatggatggatatggggtggatggatgagggatgggtggatggatagggtAGGTGAGCAGATGGATGGATGGGAGGATGGATAGGGATAGATGGGGGGGTGGATGGATGGGAGTGGGTGAGTGTATGGATGGCTGGGAGGATAGATGGGGGTGGGTGGATAGATGGGGGTGAGCGGGTGGATGGATGATAGATGGATGGTTTGATTGGAGTGGGTGGATGGATGGGGTAGGTGAGCGGATGGATGGAGtgggtgggtggatggatgggGGTGAGTGGATGGATGGGGGTGAGcggatggatgggtggatggatggggTAGGTGAGCGGATGGATTGGGTGGGTGAGCGGATGGATGGGGTGGGTGAGCGGATGGATGGGGTGGGTGAGCGGATGGATGGGGTAGGTGAGCGGATGGATGTGGGTGAGCGGATGGATGTGGGTGAGCGGATGGATGGGGTAGGTGAGCGGATGGATGTGGGTGAGCGGATGGATGGGGTAGGTGAGCGGATGGATGGCTGTGGGTGAGCGGATGGATGGGAGGATGGATAGAGATAGGGGTGAGTGGATGGATGTGGGGTGGATGGATGTGAGTGGGTGAGTGGATGGATGGCTGGGGGATGGATGTGGGGTGGATGGATGGGAGTGAGTGGATGGATGGCTGGGGGATGGGTGTGGGGTGGATGGATGGGAGTGAGTGGATGGATGGCTGGGGGATGGGTGTGGGGTGGATGGATGGGAGTGGGTGAGTGGATGGATGGCTGGGGGATGGATGGGGTGGGTgagtgagggggtggatgtgagatgaatGCGATGGATGGTATGGGGGTAGATGGATGTAggtgggatggatggatggatggtatGGGGGATGCGATGGCTAATGGATGGTTGGATGATTCGCTCTGGTAAAACGATTGTTCAGAGTTACATTTTACCGTGTGGATGTTCTCTATGGTTGAGGTcgtcctgtctttttttttttattttaatgttctGAAGATGAAAGTGGTGCCAGAAATAACCTGTTCTAGCTCATAATATAAAGTATTTTTCATTCTTCCACAGAGGAGCCCGAGCGTAAAAGAAAGAAGGGTCCTGCGCCCAAGATGCTGGGCAATGAGGTGTGCAGCGTGTGCGGAGACAAGGCCTCCGGCTTCCATTACAACGTGCTGAGCTGCGAGGGCTGTAAGGGCTTCTTCAGGCGCAGCGTCATCAAGAATGCCAAGTACACCTGCAAGAACCACGGCAAATGCCAGATGGACATGTACATGCGTCGCAAGTGCCAGGAATGCCGGCTACGGAAATGCAAAGAGGCCGGCATGCGGGAGCAGTGTAAGTGGCGGCTGCCCTGGTGGCCCGGAGCGTCACTGTGTTATATCTGGCGGGAGCGCTATGTCCGTGCTAGTATTTAGCCTCTGGATATGTTGTCATTTTTATGCTCGGTTTTTCCATACTTTGCCATTATTTCCATTAATTTCATTGAATTTGTTAGGTGTTCTTTCAGAAGAGCAAATCCGAAGCAAAAAGATCAGGAAACAGCAGCAAGAGGAAGACGTGGTGCGGTCCTCTGCGGTATTCATTCCGCCCAGTCCTTGCGTGCTCGCGCAGGAGGTCCTACAGCTGACGCCCCAGCAAGAAGAAATGATCCAGCAGCTCGTGTCGGCACAGCAGCAGTGCAACAAGCGCTCCTTTAGTGACCAGCCCAAAGTAACGGTAGGTGCCCCGCCGAGCAGCCCGCTGGGTTTTTCGTCTGTAAATTACGGAAGGATTGGGCGCCATTAGTTACTGCCGAATGTAGCATAGATGTCAGGGTGGTCAGAAGAGAACAGTCAGTCGGACGAGGGCTGAAATGTATGGACACCCTaagtttacacacacacacacacacacacacacacacacacacgtcatggccgaaagtgttggcacccttgaaattgtttcagaaaatgaagtatttcttccagaaaattatggCAATTACAGATGTCTTGTTATACGCATGTTTATTtcgtttgtgtgtattggaataacacaaaaagaacagaggaaaaaatggaaattggacaaaatttcacgcaaaaccccaaaaatagactggacaaaattgttggcaccctcaggtTAATATTTGGTCCCTTtggaagcttcttacacctctcagctggaatttttgactattcttcttttgcaaactgctccaggtctctcatgtgtgaaggcgccttctcccaacagaaattttaagatctttccacaggtgatcaatgggatttagatccagactcattgctgcgacttcagaactctccagtgctttgtattCATCCATTTCCGAGTGCATCTAGAAgtctgtttggggtcattgtcctactggaagaacCATGACTAAGGAcacacccagctttctgacactggccactacatTTCATCCCAACATCATTTGGTaatattcagatttcatgatgccttgcacagtcaaggcacccaatgccagaggcagcaaaacaactccaaaacctctttgaacctccaccatatttgactgtaggtactgtgttcttttctttgtaggcttcattctGTTTTCCTTAACAgttgaatgatgtgctttaccaaaaagctctatcttggtctcctctgtccacaagacgctttcccagaaggattttggcttattcacgtacatattggcaaactgcagtctaagtTTTGTGTGTCTCTGTGTCAGCACTGGGGTCCTCCTCGATCTCCTGCCATAGAATTTCATTTCAGTCACATGTGGATAGATAGATTGCACTGACACTGattcaccctgagcctgcaggacaactTTGAATTTCTTTGGACCTTGATTGGAGCTGCTTATCTACCCTCCTGaccatcctgcattgcaacctttcatgaatttttctctgccgtccacatccagaAACAttcgctacagtgccatgggttgtaaacttcttgattctgTTGCACACTGTGCACtaagaaacatcaagatctctggagatggacttgtatcctTGCGATTATTGatgttgttcaacaattttggttctcaagtcctcagacagttctcttctcctctttctgttctctgtgcttagtgtgacacacctgcacaatgcaaagattaagtcaactTCTCGCCTTGTTATCTGGTTTcacgtgtgattttcatattgcccacacctgttacttgccataggtgCATTTGAACAAGTAATAATTTTTTcgtgagaaatgcttcattttctgaaacTATTTCAAGGGTGCCCACGCTTTAGgccatatatctatatatctcgcTACAGGTATCTACAGTATACTGATAAAATGGTGGGGAAACTTTGCTGCCGTGGATGTCGCCTTGTTGTCATCTTGGTCACATCACTTTCATGTCCTCTTTCCTCGCTGCTGACTCTGCACTTTCTTTTCCTCTCTCTCATATTTAGCTTACGTGCCATGTTGTTTCTCAGAGCTTTATCCTTATAttctctccttttttttctttttttttttttgttcttccttTTCAGCCGTGGCCTCTCGCAAACGACCCCAACAGCAGGGAAGCCCGCCAGCAACGCTTCGCACACTTCACAGAGCTTGCCATCATCTCCGTGCAGGAGATTGTGGATTTTGCCAAACAGGTCCCAGGTTTTTTGGAGCTGTCTCGAGAGGATCAGATCGCGCTTCTTAAAGCATCCACCATCGAGGTAAGTACTCGCCGTCGGGCTGACTACCGAATACCGGGAAAACTCATTGAGACGACCACCCGTCATTGATGTTGCCCAGCATGAAAATTACATGGTGGCACTGACATCCGTCACCGAACATTTGTAACCTACAGTCCCCATCTATTGGGCCAATACTCCATTACTCTATACCATTGTTATCCTAGTGGACCCCCTTAGATCCCACCCCTGGAGCGTAAAAACGTAACGATATGTGCAAATAGAAAAATGCAATATTCCAAATTATCAAATGGTAGGACAAGAGCAAGgttgtgctgggacttgtagtttctTAGTAGCTGGGGAGACACGCTGCAGACCCCTGCTTTCAGCATCCTACTTTGATTCCTCCACAGATCATGTTGTTGGAGACGGCGAGGCGTTACAATCACGAAACTGAATGTATAACCTTCCTGAAAGACTTTACGTACAGCAAAGACGACTTCCACCGAGCAGGTGAGTTCTTTACTGCGCGCCTGCCATTACGGAGCTCCTTTCAAACTTTGCCTGTGGCcgggcttcaaaggagaccgtgATTTCTGCTATGCCGTGGCATCACTGCCtccagtcccctaaggggactaacaagtaaagtaaaaaggaaaaataaaaaaaaaaattaaaatatgtcCCCATttaacaataaatatatatatatactagatggcagcccgattctaaagaatcgggagtctagaatccatatatactttatttattcaaatgtaagaataatacaattaataaataatagtaagaaagaacaaaaataataggcagtatatggagaaaacaccaaacaaaagttcaaaattggtgtgaaaatgtcactgaaccacttcacaactaaatatatatagttttggtaaatggtgttatcatttttttgacgaaattcggcaggagcttgaagagcaacgtcactgggcccgcctccacgcagtagaaacttgctgtgaggtaaaaattcaaaaatcacaccaaaatggcgggcggagtgtgtcacagtacggcacgtttctgattggtcgctcgcagcaggcggcaaccaatcagacactggacactgttgacgtcacttatctccggacattagctccggagaaagccacggaagttggcacaaattgcaggaagtagaattatatattagattctctcgctctcgctctcgctctcgcgctctctctcgctctctcgctctctctcgctctctctcttttttttttttttttttacaaactcctgatttattttctttaccactaaaatatattaaaaataaaactggacatgtttggtatcgccgcaatTGTACGGATGAGCAGAATCCTATCCCAAGATCatatttaccacaaaatgtacaccataAAAACCATTCCCAAGAAACAATGTTAGAATTgtggtttttttcaccacttctccccatttggaattttttgtccccgttttccagtacattatgtggtTATATGAATTGTGTCATTCAGAAGTACAACTGGTATTGACATATATGCTGCTACCAGTCATTGACGGTGGCATTTAAACTGCGTGATCCTGCCCGGGCGTCCATTGCAGTATGTAGAACACATGGCCAAATAGTCACAGGTTaccatttcaccgcatttggattccCTCCCCCATTTCTTAGTactttatatggtaaaatgaatggtgtcaatcaGAATTACAACTCCTTCTGCAAAAGAAAAACCAAGTCCTCATACGACTTtttgaaggagaggaaaaaaaaaacctcaaacaaAAATTGGCTGTGTCctttaaaggggttaaatgaaacatCCCTGTTTCTGATTTGTGGCCCCAAGGAACGTTGCACCATCATGGATGTTATGAAGGTGCATTGCCACTAAGCCGAGCCATAGCGAGCCCCATGACTGTGCGCCCCATGACTGTGCGCCCCATGGCTGTACCCCATGACTGTGCGCCCCATGGCTGTACCACATGACTGTGCGCCCCATGGCTGTGCGCCCCATGGCTGTGCCCCCAATGACTGTGCGCCCCATGGCTGCGCCCCATGGCTGTACCCCATGACTGTGCGCCCCATGGCTGTGCCCCCCATGGCTGTGCGCCCCATGGCTGTGCGCCCCATGGCTGTACCCCATGACTGTACCCCATGACTTCTTGCTCTCTTGTGTCCCCAGGGTTACAGGTGGAGTTTATAAACCCTATATTTGAGTTCTCTCGCGGCATGAGGCAGATGCAGCTGGACGATGCCGAGTACGCCCTCCTCATAGCGATAAATATCTTTTCCGCCGACCGACCAAATGTGCAGAACCACCAGCTCGTGGAGACCCTACAGTTACCGTACGTGGAAGCGTTGCATTCCTATACTCGTATCAAGCGACCTCAGGTGGGTACGGAGCATCGGGGACCCCCACATACCGGAGAATATGCTAGACCACCGCAAACTTGTAACGGTCACTGCAGGACTCGCGCCAAGCTGTAGAGGAAGGCGGCAGGAAGCCAGTCTCTTTACAAGGGTTTCCCAGTATCAGAAAAACACTGTTCCCCGACTgcagttatttattttttattttttattcaattATCTGTGCTTTTCTCCCCCTCCACAGGTCCGTCACCGGCATCTGTTGTTGTCTGCAGTGATTGGCTGCGGTGCTGTCGACAGGATGTCAGTGCCACACACCTGTATATTCCGAACGGTCTGCCATTCTTCCATCTAGCAACTATACCCTTTTTTTATGGATGCATACTTTTATTTAATTATATTAATACTAAATTTAAGGATATAGGTATTGCTATGGTCAGTTTGCTTTTCTATTGACACCTGTAGCAGTGGCAGAGATTCAGCGCTGGACCCTGGGAGGGTTGAAtgaagaactaaaaaaaaaaaactgcagtcaGGGGATAGAAGTGTTTTTTGAAACTGGAAAACTtcttttttaaaggttttttttcaatatttaggaAGTGTTATACCCCTCAGTGCCTACAGGTGGCAGTAGTGTTCtatgaaatatttatttttttgcatgagCTCCAAAACAGGTGACTGTATTGAGGGGTAGGGCGCAGACACATATTATATGTGGATTCTTGCCTATATCCGGCAAGTATTACTGCACCTAGAAATAATTTGCATGCATGAACAGTGGGCCACGTAGTGCAGGCAATACAGTACAGTGCGATTATTTTCCAAAAGCGACAAACTTTTTTTTgttctgaattatttttttttagtttttagacTTGTATAATTCGAATTCTAAGCAGCATGTCTATAAATACGTGCGGCATCTTGGCTTTTCTATTTTTGCATGTATAAGTCCCGAAGTTCCATCAATGTATGGCAATAATGGATTATTTCAAGGTTTCAGAAAAGAGAACCAAAAGTAGCAGTAATAGCATAACGCATTAAAAAAAAGGCCGAGCTTCATAGACCGAAATTTACActatatatactgcaatactatggTATAACAGCATATGGTATAAGTGATCGGATGAGCGCAGTCCACTGAGGGAACAATCGGGTAAATCCTAAGTGaactgtaaaagtaaaaaatatgtaaaaataaataaataataaaataagggaactataaaagtaaaaaaataaaggaaCTGCCCAAGAACTATAACAGTAAAAATAGAAAAGGAACtataaaagtaaaaaatagttaaaacattttttttataaaatacaattttttaaaatataaaaattctAATAATCAACttatcccccccttttttttataaagtctaATCTTGTAAAATATAAATATCAACCTGCACAATACATTCCAAAAAGagggaataaatatatatatatatatatatatatatatatatatatataatgtatatgtatgtatatatgtacagtacagaccaaaagtttggacacacctcatttaaagatttttctgtattttcatgactatgaaaattgtatattcacactgaaggcatcaaaactatgaactaaggctggtttcacatttgcgttttttttggtgcgtttttgcggtataaaacgcaaaaaaacgcatgcgtccccattgactccaatgtgtttttgacccaaaaaaaaacgcatgcgttttttttggtccaaaaaacgcctctcaaaaatactacaagttgcatttctgaaaatgaatgcatgcagaaaaaaaacgcatgcgtttcaaaacgcgaccaaatgcgtacaaacaaaaatgcatgcgttttcaatgttaaatatagggaaaaaaaacgcatgcgtttttttgaaaaaaaacgctgcagacaaaaacgcaagtgtgaaaccacccttacacatgtggaattatatacttaacaaaaaagtgtgaaacaactgaaattatgtcttatattctaggttcttcaaagtagctaccttttgctttgatgactgctttgcacactcttggcattctcttgatgagcttgaagaggtagtcaaACTAAGAAACCATAAAAAATGACATAAGGTCTTATGTAAAGTATGAGAACCAACAAATTACAAAAAGACGTAAAACAATAACTTTTTATAATGATGATTAAAATCTCATAGGAAAAaccacacacacaaaaatggcaggTTACCTTATAGTGCGGTCAAGCACTTGTTAATGCAGCCTAACTCCCTATACAATATATAAGTAAAAAGATGTATAATTTATAATTGAATAATACAAGAAAATGGACTAGGGAGGATAGAGGTGCCTTTCCCTAATAGAGTCCCTTCCTTGCAGCCGAGGTTGGCACTCTGGGATAAtacatggcgcccccgctcaacgtagggtGACCTTTAGAGACCCTAACAAGGTATCTTTATCCTCCCTAGTCCATTTTCTTGTGTTATgggcgggcacgaccaatcagcgatgcgtggttcaaatcccacgccaattcgtagCCGGActacgcctgtcactgattggtcaccaatcagtgaagccagggcctgctccaggtttttgagggccccgggcgaaagagtctcagtgggcccccccccctttaacacataccacgattcatgatgcacagatacagcagagaaatatagcacagccaagtagcgtatagcacagcccacgtagtatatatcacagccacatagcatatagcacagcccacgcagtatatagcacagcccacatagcatatagcacagcccacgcagtatatagcacagcccacgcagtatatagcacagcccacgcagtatatagcacagcccacgcagtatatagcacagcccacgcagtatatagcacagcccacgcagtatatagcacagcccacgcagtatatagcacagcccacgcagtatatagcacggcccacgcagtatatagcacggcccacgcagtatatagcacggcccacgcagtatatagcacggcccacgcagtatatagcacggcccacgcagtatatagcacggcccacgcagtatatagcacggcccacgcagtatatagcacggcccacgcagtatatagcacagcccacgcagtatatagcacagcccacgcagtatatagcacagcccacgcagtatatagcacagcccacgcagtatatagcagtgtgagcaccatatccctgttaaaaaaaaaaaaagaattaaaataaaaaaaatagttatatactcaccctccggcggccccCTGATCCATCCGTTCCCAGTGCGGCAATAACCcttgatcatgtagcggtctcacgagacctctacgtcatcacggctcgttgccgcaatgcattcttgggatggGAGCGTCGCAAGGATCGGGaaagacgccggaaggtgagaatataatgatttttttttttattattatttttaacattatatgtttttactattgatgctgcataggcagcatcaatagtaaaacgttggtcacacttgcagggttaatggcagcgttaatggactgcgttacatcgCGTTATGCCGTGATGTAAACGCTGTCCATTTAACGGACTTCTGAAACGCTATGTGGGCCGCGACcattcagcgacgcgggatttccataatTAAACCTAccccaaaatgctatcaataaaactGTTACCACACTGCACACAAAAATAACCCGCACATCATCTGTTCGACCTAAAAACAAAAAGGCTTTTTGGTGCCTACCTTGTCAAA
Encoded here:
- the LOC138650986 gene encoding oxysterols receptor LXR-beta-like, with the translated sequence MSATAVNGSDVSLDGESFHPADTLLFDSASSIKVHIKEERPEPQEGSSAPNENEIPGTDGEGSSHSAEEPERKRKKGPAPKMLGNEVCSVCGDKASGFHYNVLSCEGCKGFFRRSVIKNAKYTCKNHGKCQMDMYMRRKCQECRLRKCKEAGMREQCVLSEEQIRSKKIRKQQQEEDVVRSSAVFIPPSPCVLAQEVLQLTPQQEEMIQQLVSAQQQCNKRSFSDQPKVTPWPLANDPNSREARQQRFAHFTELAIISVQEIVDFAKQVPGFLELSREDQIALLKASTIEIMLLETARRYNHETECITFLKDFTYSKDDFHRAGLQVEFINPIFEFSRGMRQMQLDDAEYALLIAINIFSADRPNVQNHQLVETLQLPYVEALHSYTRIKRPQDHLMFPRMLMKLVSLRTLSSVHSEQVFALRLQDKKLPPLLSEIWDVHE